A single genomic interval of Gossypium raimondii isolate GPD5lz chromosome 11, ASM2569854v1, whole genome shotgun sequence harbors:
- the LOC105803279 gene encoding transcriptional corepressor LEUNIG_HOMOLOG isoform X3 has protein sequence MSFLIFYFLKLRFPLDYNLLRKDLKQWNLVAFFVLQEKKMAQSNWEADKMLDVYIHDYMLKRKLHASAKAFMTEGKVATDPVAIDAPGGFLFEWWSVFWDIFIARTNEKHSVAAAAYIEAQQIKAREQQQLQMQQLQLMQHRNVQLQRRDPNHPALGGSVNTNSEGMMGHPSASILAMKLYEERVKNPQSVDSETSSALIDANRMALLKTQANPHSQLVQSSRGNKSAALQQIQSQTPLATATAQDIKSEVNFGGNQKSLPMDPSSIYGQAILQPKSGLGGLNQGVSSLSLRGWPLTAQIQGNLGNSANFGNTDPCRFGQLSRGNLNAKDGQSARNNGSTCSPVHSSSPKKKMSQMSHSSSQQQEQLQQQQPSQQLHQNNRKRKQPSSSGAANSTGTGNTVGPSPNSPPSTHLPGDAITTASSLQHVNNASKSMICGEDSTAHLSSSSNLLEDIERFDPLDENTETLLSHDGSDVRGIYGTVKQSPNEHQKESVKGFTFAEVGCIRTRNSKVTCCHFSSDGKFLASSGHDKKVVLWNMDTLQTVSSPGEHKLVITDVRFRPNSTQLATASVDKSVRIWDAANPSYCVQAYNGHSSPVMSLDFHPRKTELFCFCDNDNEIHYWNLNLFSCMRMSKGGMAQVRFQPRLGHFLAAASDKVVSIFDVETDRQILTFQQGHSEIVNYICWDVNGDYLASVSHDLVKLWSVATGECIQELSSGGNQFHSCVFHPSYSTLLVIGGISSLELWNMAENKSMTIPAHENIISALAQSPVGGIVATASHDGSVKLWK, from the exons AtgagttttttaatattctacTTCTTAAAGTTACGTTTTCCTTTAGATTATAATTTGTTAAGGAAAGATCTAAAGCAATGGAATTTAGTAGCTTTTTTTGTTTTGCAGGAAAAGAAAATGGCACAGAGTAATTGGGAAGCTGACAAGAT GCTTGATGTGTATATTCATGATTATATGTTGAAAAGAAAGTTGCATGCTTCTGCAAAAGCTTTTATGACCGAAGGAAAGGTTGCGACAGATCCAGTAG CTATTGACGCACCTGGTGGATTTCTGTTCGAATGGTGGTCTGTCTTCTGGGACATATTTATTGCTAGAACAAATGAGAAACATTCTGTTGCTGCTGCAGCTTATATAGAG gCACAACAAATAAAAGCAAGGGAACAGCAGCAACTACAAATGCAGCAGCTGCAACTAATGCAGCACCGCAATGTTCAGTTACAACGAAGGGATCCCAATCATCCTGCTCTTGGTGGTTCTGTAAATACTAACTCTGAAGGAATGATGGGACATCCATCAGCAAGTATCTTGGCCATGAAACTGTATGAAGAACGTGTGAAAAACCCTCAGTCTGTAGATTCAGAGACATCATCAGCACTTATAGATGCTAATAGAATGGCCCTTCTGAAAACACAGGCCAATCCTCATAG CCAGTTGGTGCAAAGTAGCCGTGGAAATAAGTCAGCAGCTTTGCAACAAATCCAATCACAAACACCACTAGCCACTGCAACTGCCCAG GATATCAAAAGTGAAGTTAATTTCGGTGGAAATCAGAAAAGCTTACCTATGGATCCCTCATCCATCTATGGGCAGGCAATTTTACAGCCTAAATCAGGACTAGGAG GACTGAATCAAGGTGTCTCTAGTCTTTCATTAAGGGGTTGGCCTCTAACT GCTCAGATACAAGGCAACCTTGGAAATTCAGCAAACTTTGGGAACACAGACCCTTGTAGGTTTGGTCAATTGTCTAGGGGCAACTTGAATGCAAAAGATGGTCAATCTGCTAGAAACAATGGATCCACATGCTCCCCTGTGCATTCAAGTTCTCCAAAG AAGAAGATGAGTCAAATGTCACATTCTTCCTCTCAACAACAGGAGCAGTTGCAACAGCAGCAGCCATCACAGCAACTGCATCAG AATaacagaaaaaggaaacaacCCTCTTCTTCTGGAGCAGCTAACAGCACTGGAACAGGAAACACAGTTGGCCCTTCACCAAATTCACCTCCATCAACTCACCTGCCTGGTGATGCAATAACTACGGCATCTAGTCTGCAGCATGTCAATAATGCTTCTAAAAGCATGATTTGTGGGGAAGATTCAACAGCGCACCTTTCATCATCTTCAAATCTATTG gAAGACATAGAAAGGTTTGATCCTTTGGATGAAAATACGGAGACGCTACTTTCGCATGATGGAAGTGATGTGAGGGGCATCTATGGTACAGTTAAACAAAGTCCTAATGAGCACCAAAAGGAGTCTGTTAAAG GTTTCACTTTTGCTGAGGTTGGTTGTATACGGACCAGAAATAGCAAAGTTACTTGCTGTCATTTTTCTTCGGATGGGAAGTTCTTGGCTAGTTCTGGGCATGACAAGAAG GTGGTGCTTTGGAATATGGATACCCTTCAAACAGTGAGTAGTCCGGGAGAACACAAATTGGTTATTACAGATGTTCGCTTCAGACCAAATTCAACTCAGTTGGCAACAGCTTCAGTTGATAAATCAGTGCGAATATGGGATGCAGCTAAT CCAAGCTATTGTGTGCAAGCATACAATGGCCACTCTTCACCTGTGATGTCCCTTGATTTCCACCCCAGGAAGActgaattattttgtttttgtgatAACGACAATGAAATACACTACTGGAATCTTAATTTATTCTCATGCATGAGGATGTCCAAG GGAGGTATGGCCCAAGTGAGATTTCAACCAAGACTTGGACATTTTCTGGCAGCAGCTTCAGATAAAGTAGTGTCTATCTTTGACGTGGAAACCGATAGGCAAATATTAACATTTCAG CAGGGGCATTCGGAAATTGTAAACTATATATGCTGGGATGTGAATGGAGATTATTTGGCATCCGTGAGTCATGACTTGGTAAAACTATGGTCGGTGGCTACAGGGGAGTGCATTCAAGAACTCAGTTCTGGTGGGAACCAGTTCCACTCTTGTGTATTTCATCCAAGTTATTCCACTCTTTTGGTGATTGGAGGAATCTCG TCTTTGGAGTTGTGGAACATGGCTGAGAACAAGAGCATGACAATTCCAGCTCATGAGAATATAATTTCGGCACTCGCACAATCACCTGTCGGAGGAATTGTTGCGACAGCAAGTCATGACGGCTCTGTTAAGCTATGGAAATAg
- the LOC105803279 gene encoding transcriptional corepressor LEUNIG_HOMOLOG isoform X1, whose product MSFLIFYFLKLRFPLDYNLLRKDLKQWNLVAFFVLQEKKMAQSNWEADKMLDVYIHDYMLKRKLHASAKAFMTEGKVATDPVAIDAPGGFLFEWWSVFWDIFIARTNEKHSVAAAAYIEAQQIKAREQQQLQMQQLQLMQHRNVQLQRRDPNHPALGGSVNTNSEGMMGHPSASILAMKLYEERVKNPQSVDSETSSALIDANRMALLKTQANPHSQLVQSSRGNKSAALQQIQSQTPLATATAQDIKSEVNFGGNQKSLPMDPSSIYGQAILQPKSGLGGLNQGVSSLSLRGWPLTGIDQLRPSLGIQMQKPNLQTQNQFLLASQQHNVLAQAQIQGNLGNSANFGNTDPCRFGQLSRGNLNAKDGQSARNNGSTCSPVHSSSPKKKMSQMSHSSSQQQEQLQQQQPSQQLHQNNRKRKQPSSSGAANSTGTGNTVGPSPNSPPSTHLPGDAITTASSLQHVNNASKSMICGEDSTAHLSSSSNLLEDIERFDPLDENTETLLSHDGSDVRGIYGTVKQSPNEHQKESVKGFTFAEVGCIRTRNSKVTCCHFSSDGKFLASSGHDKKVVLWNMDTLQTVSSPGEHKLVITDVRFRPNSTQLATASVDKSVRIWDAANPSYCVQAYNGHSSPVMSLDFHPRKTELFCFCDNDNEIHYWNLNLFSCMRMSKGGMAQVRFQPRLGHFLAAASDKVVSIFDVETDRQILTFQQGHSEIVNYICWDVNGDYLASVSHDLVKLWSVATGECIQELSSGGNQFHSCVFHPSYSTLLVIGGISSLELWNMAENKSMTIPAHENIISALAQSPVGGIVATASHDGSVKLWK is encoded by the exons AtgagttttttaatattctacTTCTTAAAGTTACGTTTTCCTTTAGATTATAATTTGTTAAGGAAAGATCTAAAGCAATGGAATTTAGTAGCTTTTTTTGTTTTGCAGGAAAAGAAAATGGCACAGAGTAATTGGGAAGCTGACAAGAT GCTTGATGTGTATATTCATGATTATATGTTGAAAAGAAAGTTGCATGCTTCTGCAAAAGCTTTTATGACCGAAGGAAAGGTTGCGACAGATCCAGTAG CTATTGACGCACCTGGTGGATTTCTGTTCGAATGGTGGTCTGTCTTCTGGGACATATTTATTGCTAGAACAAATGAGAAACATTCTGTTGCTGCTGCAGCTTATATAGAG gCACAACAAATAAAAGCAAGGGAACAGCAGCAACTACAAATGCAGCAGCTGCAACTAATGCAGCACCGCAATGTTCAGTTACAACGAAGGGATCCCAATCATCCTGCTCTTGGTGGTTCTGTAAATACTAACTCTGAAGGAATGATGGGACATCCATCAGCAAGTATCTTGGCCATGAAACTGTATGAAGAACGTGTGAAAAACCCTCAGTCTGTAGATTCAGAGACATCATCAGCACTTATAGATGCTAATAGAATGGCCCTTCTGAAAACACAGGCCAATCCTCATAG CCAGTTGGTGCAAAGTAGCCGTGGAAATAAGTCAGCAGCTTTGCAACAAATCCAATCACAAACACCACTAGCCACTGCAACTGCCCAG GATATCAAAAGTGAAGTTAATTTCGGTGGAAATCAGAAAAGCTTACCTATGGATCCCTCATCCATCTATGGGCAGGCAATTTTACAGCCTAAATCAGGACTAGGAG GACTGAATCAAGGTGTCTCTAGTCTTTCATTAAGGGGTTGGCCTCTAACT GGCATTGATCAGTTAAGACCAAGTTTGGGCATACAAATGCAAAAGCCTAATCTGCAGACccaaaatcaatttcttttggCTTCTCAACAACATAATGTCTTGGCACAGGCTCAGATACAAGGCAACCTTGGAAATTCAGCAAACTTTGGGAACACAGACCCTTGTAGGTTTGGTCAATTGTCTAGGGGCAACTTGAATGCAAAAGATGGTCAATCTGCTAGAAACAATGGATCCACATGCTCCCCTGTGCATTCAAGTTCTCCAAAG AAGAAGATGAGTCAAATGTCACATTCTTCCTCTCAACAACAGGAGCAGTTGCAACAGCAGCAGCCATCACAGCAACTGCATCAG AATaacagaaaaaggaaacaacCCTCTTCTTCTGGAGCAGCTAACAGCACTGGAACAGGAAACACAGTTGGCCCTTCACCAAATTCACCTCCATCAACTCACCTGCCTGGTGATGCAATAACTACGGCATCTAGTCTGCAGCATGTCAATAATGCTTCTAAAAGCATGATTTGTGGGGAAGATTCAACAGCGCACCTTTCATCATCTTCAAATCTATTG gAAGACATAGAAAGGTTTGATCCTTTGGATGAAAATACGGAGACGCTACTTTCGCATGATGGAAGTGATGTGAGGGGCATCTATGGTACAGTTAAACAAAGTCCTAATGAGCACCAAAAGGAGTCTGTTAAAG GTTTCACTTTTGCTGAGGTTGGTTGTATACGGACCAGAAATAGCAAAGTTACTTGCTGTCATTTTTCTTCGGATGGGAAGTTCTTGGCTAGTTCTGGGCATGACAAGAAG GTGGTGCTTTGGAATATGGATACCCTTCAAACAGTGAGTAGTCCGGGAGAACACAAATTGGTTATTACAGATGTTCGCTTCAGACCAAATTCAACTCAGTTGGCAACAGCTTCAGTTGATAAATCAGTGCGAATATGGGATGCAGCTAAT CCAAGCTATTGTGTGCAAGCATACAATGGCCACTCTTCACCTGTGATGTCCCTTGATTTCCACCCCAGGAAGActgaattattttgtttttgtgatAACGACAATGAAATACACTACTGGAATCTTAATTTATTCTCATGCATGAGGATGTCCAAG GGAGGTATGGCCCAAGTGAGATTTCAACCAAGACTTGGACATTTTCTGGCAGCAGCTTCAGATAAAGTAGTGTCTATCTTTGACGTGGAAACCGATAGGCAAATATTAACATTTCAG CAGGGGCATTCGGAAATTGTAAACTATATATGCTGGGATGTGAATGGAGATTATTTGGCATCCGTGAGTCATGACTTGGTAAAACTATGGTCGGTGGCTACAGGGGAGTGCATTCAAGAACTCAGTTCTGGTGGGAACCAGTTCCACTCTTGTGTATTTCATCCAAGTTATTCCACTCTTTTGGTGATTGGAGGAATCTCG TCTTTGGAGTTGTGGAACATGGCTGAGAACAAGAGCATGACAATTCCAGCTCATGAGAATATAATTTCGGCACTCGCACAATCACCTGTCGGAGGAATTGTTGCGACAGCAAGTCATGACGGCTCTGTTAAGCTATGGAAATAg